In Amycolatopsis methanolica 239, a single genomic region encodes these proteins:
- the rpmH gene encoding 50S ribosomal protein L34, with product MSKGKRTFQPNNRRRARTHGFRLRMRTRAGRAILSARRRKGREKLSA from the coding sequence GTGAGCAAGGGTAAGCGCACCTTCCAGCCGAACAACCGTCGACGCGCCCGGACCCACGGCTTCCGGCTGCGGATGCGCACCCGCGCCGGTCGCGCGATCCTGTCGGCCCGCCGTCGCAAGGGCCGCGAGAAGCTGTCCGCCTGA